A single window of Gossypium hirsutum isolate 1008001.06 chromosome A10, Gossypium_hirsutum_v2.1, whole genome shotgun sequence DNA harbors:
- the LOC107897752 gene encoding glutathione reductase, chloroplastic gives MARKMLVDGELNQTNKEGAEYDFDLFVIGAGSGGVRAARFSANYGAKVGICELPFHPISSEVIGGVGGTCVIRGCVPKKILVYGATFGGEIEDARNYGWEVNEKLDFNWKKLLQKKTDEINRLNGIYKRLLSNASVKLLEGEGKIVGPNKVEVTQPDGTKLSYSAKHILIATGSRAHRPPIPGQELAITSDEALSLDDLPKHAVVFGGGYIAVEFASIWRGLGATVDLFYRKELPLRGFDDEMRAVVARNLEGRGIKLHPQTNLTELVKTDNGIKVITDHGGELIADVVLFATGRLPNTKRLNLEAVGVEIDKTGAVKVDEYSRTNIPSIWAVGDVTNRMNLTPVALMEGTCFAKTVFGGESSKPDYRNIPCAVFSIPPLSIVGLSEEEAIEQVNGDVLVFTSTFNPMKNTVSGRQEKTIMKLVVDAETDKVLGASMCGPDAPEIMQGIAVALKCGATKAQFDSTVGIHPSAAEEFVTMRSVSRRVTARGKAKTNL, from the exons GTTGGGATTTGTGAGCTCCCATTTCATCCAATCAGCTCAGAAGTCATTGGAGGGGTTGGTGGAAC GTGTGTTATTCGTGGTTGTGTTCCCAAAAAGATTTTGGTCTATGGAGCCACGTTTGGAGGTGAAATTGAG GATGCTCGAAATTATGGATGGGAGGTGAATGAGAAACTTGATTTCAATTGGAAAAAGCTTCTACAGAAAAAG ACTGATGAAATAAACAGGCTAAATGGAATTTACAAACGGTTATTGTCTAATGCTAGCGTTAAATTGTTGGAAGGGGAGGGAAAGATTGTAGGCCCGAATAAAGTTGAGGTGACACAACCAGATGGCACTAAATTGTCCTATTCAGCAAAGCATATACTGATTGCAACTGGCAGCAGGGCACATCGTCCTCCCATTCCTGGGCAG GAGTTGGCCATAACTTCTGATGAAGCATTGAGTTTGGATGACTTACCTAAGCATGCTGTTGTATTTGGAGGAGG GTACATTGCTGTTGAGTTTGCATCAATATGGCGAGGCTTGGGTGCTACTGTGGATCTCTTTTACCGAAAGGAACTTCCTTTGAG AGGATTTGATGATGAAATGAGGGCAGTGGTTGCAAGAAATCTAGAAGGAAGGGGAATAAAGTTGCACCCACAGACAAATTTGACGGAG TTGGTTAAAACAGATAATGGCATAAAAGTTATTACAGATCATGGTGGTGAGTTGATAGCAGATGTTGTACTATTTGCCACAG GCAGGTTACCAAATACAAAAAGGTTGAATTTGGAAGCTGTAGGTGTTGAAATTGATAAAACAGGAGCTGTGaag GTGGATGAGTACTCTCGCACTAATATTCCCAGTATATGGGCTGTTGGTGATGTTACAAATCGAATGAACTTGACTCCAGTGGCCTTAATGGAGGGAACTTGTTTTGCT AAAACTGTTTTTGGTGGCGAATCTAGCAAACCAGACTACAGAAATATACCTTGTGCTGTGTTTAG CATACCACCACTTTCAATTGTTGGTCTCAGTGAAGAGGAGGCAATTGAGCAAGTAAATGGTGATGTTCTGGTTTTCACATCAACCTTCAACCCAATGAAGAATACTGTATCCGG ACGGCAAGAAAAGACGATAATGAAGTTAGTTGTTGACGCGGAAACTGATAAAGTACTTGGGGCATCTATGTGTGGGCCAGATGCACCTGAAATTATGCAG GGAATTGCTGTTGCTCTAAAGTGTGGAGCGACTAAGGCACAATTTGACAGCACC GTCGGCATACATCCTTCCGCTGCTGAGGAGTTTGTAACAATGCGCTCTGTTTCACGGCGTGTTACTGCCCGGGGAAAAGCGAAGACAAATCTGTAG